The Camelus dromedarius isolate mCamDro1 chromosome 8, mCamDro1.pat, whole genome shotgun sequence genome includes a window with the following:
- the LOC105105852 gene encoding protein FAM24A: MIVMFCIGGGILVAMIVLMCVVICLYYKVASALNFLRAPKIPVCFALKNNPTVVTQDKVAAAITAGPCPNLQCCDECSMYAGFDRLPPCFCDVNEGL, from the exons ATGATAGTTATGTTCTGCATTGGTGGCGGAATCCTGGTGGCCATGATCGTGCTGATGTGTGTTGTCATCTGTCTTTACTACAAAGTAGCCAGCGCATTAAA TTTCTTAAGAGCTCCAAAGATACCTGTTTGTTTCGCCTTAAAAAATAATCCAACCGTGGTCACCCAGGACAAGGTCGCTGCGGCCATCACTGCTGGGCCTTGTCCCAATCTCCAATGCTGTGATGAATGTAGTATGTATGCTGGCTTTGATCGCCTGCCACCGTGCTTCTGTGATGTAAACGAGGGACTTTGA
- the C8H10orf88 gene encoding ATPase PAAT, giving the protein METGIVVGPLTRRPSLASSWDAACGALAQRLHLTRADLGARDADWEELLAPPDTSQDLVVLKRNLNSQDENPCFLYLRCDPGGGEEIVSIGILSSARNMEVYLGEEYCGTSRGKNVCNVLDNSEHEKIILYKNYLELESSTHACKIKLLSFGEKQCVFISKVVVHMRPVSTNSSASSPALGSRIDLERVQTIMESMGSKLSPGAQQLMNMVRFQQQNCVPIGEQLQSVLGNSGYKHMIGLHSSSTSGAFAKSSSTPFPFRTGLTSGNVTEDFKASVDKSAQPAGGGAITNLQECKIVPQNHSLLENDLKKAVSSFLPKKASDSSHIPNSELLPLLQNLCSQVSHLRVGPTSKWQEGITAPAEGTAGVTMEEQPICFYLEKILSKNMELMEKKLTDYIDQRIYKLQEHIDNKIALLMDLLQHPNSPPSGMPLRHYDSGERLSNGER; this is encoded by the exons ATGGAGACCGGGATCGTGGTCGGGCCACTGACCCGCCGCCCGTCGCTGGCCTCTTCCTGGGATGCCGCATGCGGagccctggcccagaggctccaTCTCACCCGGGCTGATCTCGGCGCCCGGGACGCCGACTGGGAGGAGCTGCTGGCGCCGCCTGACACGAG CCAGGACCTGGTGGTTTTGAAAAGGAACCTGAACAGCCAAGATGAAAACCCCTGCTTCCTTTACCTGAGATGTGACCCTGGTGGAGGTGAAGAAATCGTTTCTATTGGCATTTTAAGTTCAGCAAGAAATATGGAAGTATACTTAGGAGAGGAGTACTGTGGAACCAGTAGGGGCAAGAATGTTTGTAATGTTCTGGACAACAG tgaacatGAAAAGATTATTTTGTACAAAAATTACCTAGAATTGGAGTCTTCCACACATGCTTGTAAAATAAAG TTGCTCTCCTTTGGGGAAAAGCAGTGTGTGTTCATCAGTAAAGTGGTGGTACACATGAGGCCAGTTTCCACAAATTCCTCCGCAAGCTCTCCTGCTCTAGGATCAAGGATAGACCTGGAGAGGGTCCAAACCATCATGGAGTCCATGGGGTCAAAGTTATCACCTGGAGCTCAGCAGTTGATGAATATGGTTAGATTTCAGCAGCAG AATTGCGTTCCCATTGGAGAGCAGCTTCAGTCGGTTTTGGGAAATTCCGGATACAAGCATATGATTGGACTACACTCCTCATCTACCTCAGGAGCCTTCGCCAAGTCATCCTCCACACCTTTTCCTTTCAGAACTGGATTGACATCCGGAAACGTGACTGAAGACTTCAAAGCTTCCGTTGATAAAAGTGCACAGCCAGCTGGTGGAGGAGCCATCACAAACCTCCAGGAGTGTAAAATTGTGCCACAAAACCATTCTCTTCTTGAGAATGATCTTAAGAAAGCAGTATCTTCTTTCTTACCAAAGAAGGCGAGTGACAGCTCACATATACCCAACTCCGAGCTGCTGCCTCTCCTGCAGAATTTATGTAGCCAAGTGAGCCATCTCCGTGTGGGGCCTACCAGCAAGTGGCAGGAAGGCATCACCGCGCCCGCTGAAGGCACTGCTGGTGTCAC aATGGAAGAGCAACCTATTTGTTTCTACTTAGAAAAGATCCTTTCTAAAAATATGGAACTGATGGAAAAGAAGCTTACGGACTACATTGATCAGCGAATATATAAACTCCAGGAGCACATTGATAATAAGATTGCTTTGTTAATGGACTTGCTGCAACACCCCAACTCCCCACCCTCTGGGATGCCTCTAAGACATTATGACTCTGGAGAAAGACTTTCAAATGGAGAAAGATAA